Proteins encoded in a region of the Psychromicrobium lacuslunae genome:
- the purL gene encoding phosphoribosylformylglycinamidine synthase subunit PurL, whose product MDTVVNAAATPETELPWAELGLKDNEFARIKEILERRPTAAELAMYSVMWSEHCSYKSSKVHLRQFGDKVTEEMKEHLLVGIGENAGVVDIGDGWAVTFKVESHNHPSFVEPYQGAATGIGGIVRDIISMGARPVAVMDPLRFGAIDHPDTARLVHGIVSGIGGYGNSLGLPNIGGEVVFDSVYQGNPLVNALAVGVLRHEDIRLANASGVGNRVVLFGARTGGDGIGGASVLASESFDDAKPSKRPAVQVGDPFAEKVLIECCLELFKASIVDGIQDLGAAGISCATSELASNGEGGMHVELTSVLLRDPSLTPGEILMSESQERMMAVVTPENVAAFEAVMAKWDVEYSWLGEVTDTGRLIIDWDGETIVDVDPRTVAHDGPVYNRPFHRPEWLDALQADSFAASDQAEVPADLGAAVVELISSPNLASKSWVTDQYDRYVQGNTAQAMPDDAGVIRVDENTGLGVALSTDANGRYCYLNPREGAKLALAEAYRNVATSGARPLAVTDCLNFGSPEDPEVMWQFAESVSGLADACQELGVPVTGGNVSLYNHTASGDKTVAIHPTPVVGVLGVFDDVARRTPSGWREDGQAIYLLGTTRAELDGSEWANLRGHLGGQPPLVDLGREKELAEILINASRDGMIDAAHDLSEGGLAAALVESSLRFGVGARVGLDELAARDGISVFEALFSESQARALVSVPRSEEVRFNDMCSARGFEHLRIGVVDAESGALDVPGAFTLSLDQLREAHEGTLPKYFG is encoded by the coding sequence ATCGATACCGTGGTCAATGCTGCGGCCACTCCCGAGACCGAGCTGCCCTGGGCAGAGCTTGGCTTGAAGGACAACGAGTTCGCCCGGATCAAGGAGATCCTGGAGCGTCGCCCCACCGCTGCCGAACTAGCCATGTACTCAGTGATGTGGAGTGAGCATTGCTCGTATAAGTCCTCCAAGGTGCACCTGCGCCAGTTTGGCGACAAGGTCACCGAGGAGATGAAGGAACACCTGCTGGTCGGCATTGGCGAGAACGCTGGTGTTGTTGATATCGGCGACGGCTGGGCGGTCACCTTCAAGGTCGAATCGCACAACCACCCCTCTTTCGTGGAGCCCTACCAGGGTGCGGCCACCGGCATCGGCGGTATTGTTCGGGACATTATTTCGATGGGCGCTCGGCCGGTTGCGGTGATGGATCCGCTGCGCTTTGGCGCCATTGACCACCCCGACACCGCGCGGCTGGTGCACGGCATTGTTTCCGGTATTGGCGGCTACGGCAATTCGCTCGGCCTGCCGAACATCGGCGGCGAAGTCGTCTTTGACTCGGTCTATCAAGGCAATCCGCTGGTCAATGCGCTAGCCGTTGGCGTGCTGCGGCACGAGGACATCCGATTGGCCAATGCCTCCGGCGTTGGCAACCGGGTGGTGCTTTTCGGTGCCCGCACCGGTGGCGACGGCATCGGCGGCGCCTCGGTGCTGGCCTCCGAGTCTTTCGACGATGCCAAGCCCTCGAAGCGCCCCGCCGTCCAGGTCGGCGATCCGTTCGCGGAGAAGGTGCTGATCGAGTGCTGCCTCGAGCTGTTCAAAGCCTCGATCGTTGACGGCATCCAAGATCTCGGTGCCGCTGGCATTTCCTGCGCCACCTCGGAACTGGCATCCAACGGCGAAGGAGGCATGCACGTGGAGCTGACCTCGGTGCTGCTGCGCGATCCAAGCCTGACGCCGGGCGAAATCCTGATGTCGGAATCGCAAGAACGCATGATGGCGGTTGTCACCCCGGAGAATGTCGCGGCCTTTGAGGCCGTGATGGCGAAGTGGGATGTTGAGTACTCCTGGCTCGGCGAGGTCACCGACACCGGCCGGCTGATCATTGACTGGGATGGCGAGACAATTGTCGACGTCGACCCGCGCACCGTGGCGCACGATGGACCGGTCTACAACCGACCCTTCCACCGACCGGAGTGGCTCGATGCCTTGCAGGCTGATTCATTTGCTGCTTCGGACCAGGCCGAGGTGCCTGCCGACCTGGGCGCCGCCGTCGTCGAGCTGATCTCTTCGCCGAATTTGGCTTCGAAATCGTGGGTCACCGATCAGTACGACCGCTATGTGCAGGGCAATACCGCACAGGCGATGCCGGATGACGCCGGAGTGATCCGAGTGGATGAAAACACTGGCCTGGGCGTGGCTTTGTCCACCGATGCCAATGGTCGATACTGCTACCTGAACCCACGCGAGGGTGCCAAACTGGCGCTGGCTGAGGCCTACCGGAACGTGGCCACCTCGGGTGCGCGTCCGCTGGCCGTCACCGATTGCTTGAACTTCGGCTCGCCCGAAGATCCTGAGGTGATGTGGCAGTTCGCTGAATCGGTGAGCGGGCTGGCTGATGCCTGCCAGGAACTCGGTGTGCCGGTGACCGGCGGCAACGTCTCACTGTACAACCACACCGCCAGTGGCGATAAGACGGTGGCTATTCATCCAACCCCGGTGGTCGGCGTACTGGGCGTGTTTGACGACGTGGCCCGGCGCACCCCTTCCGGCTGGCGCGAAGACGGTCAGGCGATCTATCTCCTGGGCACCACTCGCGCCGAACTGGACGGCTCCGAGTGGGCTAACCTGCGTGGACACCTCGGCGGCCAGCCGCCGCTCGTCGACCTGGGCCGGGAGAAAGAGCTCGCTGAGATTCTGATCAATGCCTCCCGCGATGGCATGATCGACGCCGCCCACGACCTCTCCGAAGGCGGCTTAGCGGCAGCCCTGGTTGAGTCTTCGCTGCGCTTCGGCGTCGGCGCCCGGGTGGGCTTGGATGAGTTGGCAGCCCGCGACGGAATTTCCGTCTTCGAAGCGCTATTCTCCGAATCGCAGGCCCGCGCATTGGTTTCGGTGCCGCGCTCCGAAGAGGTTCGCTTCAATGACATGTGTTCAGCTCGCGGCTTCGAACACCTGCGGATCGGCGTGGTCGACGCCGAATCCGGCGCCTTGGACGTGCCAGGCGCCTTCACACTGAGCCTCGATCAGCTGCGCGAGGCCCACGAAGGGACATTGCCAAAGTACTTCGGCTAG
- the purQ gene encoding phosphoribosylformylglycinamidine synthase subunit PurQ codes for MTESLDLSAARVGVVTFPGTLDDRDAARAVRLSGATAVELWHADDDLQDVDAVVIPGGFSYGDYLRAGAISRFAPLMAKVIDAANSDAKLPVLGICNGFQILTESHLLPGSMVKNDHLKFICRDQVLRVENAATAWTNAYQAGQDITVPLKNQDGQYIADEKTLDALEAEGRVVFRYIGVNPNGSRRDIAGISNAAGNVVGLMPHPEHAVEAGFGPSSPAGPHTGTDGLGFFASVLNTILAGAKA; via the coding sequence ATGACTGAATCTCTGGACCTATCCGCCGCCCGAGTCGGCGTAGTGACTTTCCCCGGCACCCTCGATGACCGAGACGCTGCCCGGGCGGTACGGCTTTCCGGAGCCACCGCCGTCGAGTTGTGGCACGCCGATGACGATCTGCAAGACGTCGACGCGGTGGTGATCCCCGGCGGCTTCTCCTACGGCGATTACTTGCGGGCTGGCGCGATCTCCCGTTTCGCCCCCCTCATGGCCAAGGTCATCGATGCGGCGAATTCGGACGCCAAGCTGCCCGTGCTGGGCATTTGCAATGGCTTCCAAATCTTGACCGAATCGCATCTACTGCCGGGGTCGATGGTCAAGAACGATCATTTGAAATTCATCTGCCGCGATCAGGTACTTCGGGTGGAGAATGCGGCCACCGCCTGGACCAATGCTTACCAGGCAGGCCAAGACATCACGGTGCCGCTCAAGAACCAAGACGGCCAATACATCGCCGATGAAAAGACCCTCGACGCGCTGGAAGCCGAGGGGCGGGTAGTGTTCCGCTATATCGGCGTGAATCCGAATGGCTCCCGCCGTGACATTGCCGGTATCTCCAATGCCGCGGGCAATGTGGTTGGCCTGATGCCGCATCCCGAGCACGCGGTGGAAGCCGGCTTCGGACCGTCCTCTCCGGCTGGCCCACACACCGGCACCGACGGACTGGGTTTCTTCGCCTCCGTCTTGAACACCATCCTGGCAGGAGCTAAAGCGTGA
- the purS gene encoding phosphoribosylformylglycinamidine synthase subunit PurS: MPRIVVDVMPKPEILDPQGKAIVGALPRLGFTEFSGVRQGKRFELTVDGEVTEAVLAKAREAAETLLSNPVIEDVVNVEAIND, from the coding sequence ATGCCCCGGATCGTTGTCGACGTCATGCCCAAACCCGAAATCCTCGATCCGCAGGGGAAGGCCATTGTTGGGGCGCTACCCCGACTGGGCTTCACCGAGTTCAGTGGCGTCCGCCAGGGCAAACGATTCGAACTGACGGTTGACGGCGAGGTGACCGAGGCTGTGCTGGCCAAGGCCCGCGAAGCCGCCGAAACACTGCTCTCCAACCCGGTGATCGAAGACGTGGTCAATGTTGAGGCCATCAATGACTGA